The following is a genomic window from Armatimonadota bacterium.
GATGTCCCAGTTGCCTCTGCGCTGATCCTGCCACAGGACGCGGTCGCCCCAGATCGCGACCGAGCTCTGCCATTCAGCAGCGATACAGACAGCGCTCTCCGTGTCGGAGGTCACGTCGTACATGTACACATCGCCCAAGTCGCCATTGCGCTGGTCGCGCCACACGATCCGGTTGCCCCAGATGGCAGGCGCAGTCTGGCTGGCGGCGTCGTCGCAGATCGGCCCATCCGGGCTCGCGATGGTAATGTCGATCATGTAGATATCGTAGAGACTCGTGGACCAATTCCGCCTGTCCTGCCACACGATGCGGTCGCCCCAGATGGCAGGGGCGTCCTGTTCAGCCGAATCAACGCACACCGCCGCTTCGCTGCTGGTCGTCAGGTCATACATATAGATGTCGCGGTTGCCGTTACGGTCGTCCGCCCATACAATGCGATCGGCCCAGATATCGGGGAAGATCTGCGTTGCCGCGTCGGTGCAGATCGGGGTTTCGGTGGCCGTCCCGAGATCATACATGTAGATGTCCCGATTGCCGTTGCGCATGTCGCCCCACACGATGCGGTCGCCGAAGATATCGGGATTGTATTGGTGCGCCGAGTCGGTGCAGATCGGCGTTTCGGTGGCTGTCGCGAGGTCGTAGATGTAGATGTCCGCGTTGCCGTTGCGCGTGTCCTGCCACACGATGCGATCGCCCCAGATCGCCGGACCGGTCTGCTCTCCCGACGCCGTGCAGATCGCAACCTCCAAACCAGTGGAGAGGTCCTTCATGTAGATGTCGGCGTTCCCGCTGCGCGTATCCGCCCACACGATCCGGTCGCCATGGACAGCAGGCGATTGCTGCCCGCTGCCGTTGACGCAGATCCCCCGCTCCGATCCTGCCTGTACCGACGACCCGATCGCGGTCATCAGCGCGCCTGCGATGAGGCAACCGACGGCGTAAATGACGGGACTTCGCATAACCTCTCTCCTCAGGGCCCGGGCTGAGTCGCTGGGAGCTGGTGACGCTGCGGAACCGCGAACCGAGATTCCGCTGCGCGCGCCTCTAACCGCTGCCTGCGCATCACAACGCCGCCGCGCCACGGTGCGAGCACCAATCCCACCGAGCGCCCCAAGCCCCTACTTTCACATATGGGCTTCGCTCTCAGCGGCGGCGTCTCCTGTCACGTGCGCTGCGGGCGGCGTCGAGGGCGGCTCGCGCCCAGCTCGACGGAGCCGTCTGCTACGTGCCCAACAGGCCGCAATGTCCGTGCCATTCCACGCTGATCCGCGTCGTCGCGGCGCCGGGGCCTGGCCCTGCCGAGCGCGAACCGGCAGCGACCGAAGAAGTTTGCTTCGCTTGCTTGCACGGGTAAGCGAAATATAGTATACTTCCCGCATTGTTAAGGACTTCGCGTCAGCCCTATCCGATAGCAAACTGGTGTTCTATCTCGCTTTGACAATGCCTGCGCACAGTACCCCCCAAGTGCCGCTGTTATGTCATATCATGCTAGATTTGTGGACCGGCCGAATCCGAGCAGCATCCCCAGCATGTAGCGGAGGTACCAGTAGATGCAGATCGTCCGGGATCGCGCAGGCACCGGAACGGCCCCGATTCGCGCGTGTGTGCTGACAGCCGCAGCCGTCGCCGCCCTAGTCATGGCGGCCGCAGCCGGGCCGGCCGGCGCCGCGCTGGACGCCCCGCAGAATCTCCAGGCCGCGGTGATGTCTCAAACCGCGGTTCAGCTCACCTGGACTTCGAGCAACCCATCGGGCCTCGAGGACTCGTACGTTGTTGAGCGCAGCCGGTACGCGACCACGGCATTCACGGCCGTGGCCGAAATCCCCGCGACGACGACCTCCTACCAGGACACAGGCCTCGCCTCCGGCACGACCTACTATTACCGCGTCTACGCCCGTACGAAGAAGGGCGATACCGCCTACTCCAACATCGCCAGCGCGACCACGCCCGGTACGCCCCCGTCGGCCCCGAGCAGCCTGAACGCGACCGCAGTCTCGTCAGGCCAGATAGAGCTGACCTGGCGCGACAACTCCTCTAACGAGAGCGGCTTCAGGATTGAGCGGAGCTTCTACGCCACGAGCGGCTTCACGCAGATCGCCGTGGTGGGTGCCAACGTAAAGAGCTACTCCAACACCGGACTCCCCTCCAGTACGACGTACTATTACCGCGTACGCGCGTACAACTCGTACGGCGCTTCTGCCTACTCCAACACCGCAGGCGCGACGACACAGTCGACGTTATCCTTGCCCGCCGCGCCCAGCGATCTGAGGGCCACGGCGGTTTCGTCCACGCAGATCAACCTCACGTGGCAGGACAACTCTACCAACGAGAGCGGCTTCAGAATTGAGCGCAGCCACTACGCCACGAGCGGCTTCACGCAGATCGCCGTCGTCGGCGCGAACGTCACGTCTTACGCCAATACCGGCCTCGCCTCGAGCACCACATATTACTATCGCGTGCGGGCATACAACGCGTACGGGAACTCCGCGT
Proteins encoded in this region:
- a CDS encoding fibronectin type III domain-containing protein, translated to MQIVRDRAGTGTAPIRACVLTAAAVAALVMAAAAGPAGAALDAPQNLQAAVMSQTAVQLTWTSSNPSGLEDSYVVERSRYATTAFTAVAEIPATTTSYQDTGLASGTTYYYRVYARTKKGDTAYSNIASATTPGTPPSAPSSLNATAVSSGQIELTWRDNSSNESGFRIERSFYATSGFTQIAVVGANVKSYSNTGLPSSTTYYYRVRAYNSYGASAYSNTAGATTQSTLSLPAAPSDLRATAVSSTQINLTWQDNSTNESGFRIERSHYATSGFTQIAVVGANVTSYANTGLASSTTYYYRVRAYNAYGNSAYSNTASATTSVVMLTPPDAPSGLSAVGGAGRIDLTWVDNSDNETNFDLWRLPSAGAWVNIEHPGANVRSYSDFDVEPGLTYWYVVRAENGAGVSGWSNVASATATATQPQPPAAPYGLSATAVSSSEITLWWSDNSANEAGFRIERSFYPTSGFVQIATVPANVTAYQNFGLAGNTTYYYRVRAYNAYGNSAYSNTAWATTLIVPPAAPSNLRATAASTNRIDLTWTDNSNYEIGFKVERSPSASSGFVQVATVAANVSVYQDTGLSPSTTYYYRVRAYNAYGNSTYSNT